From Nitrososphaerales archaeon, one genomic window encodes:
- the acs gene encoding acetate--CoA ligase, which produces MSVNWALPFDEMISPEDRRNMVPIKSYHSAHLSSVRKYKSFWAGVAKELPWYKQWTKIIDESKPPFYKWFVGGELNACYLCVDRHAQSWRKNKIALIWEGEPYENGRPKEVRNLTYGDLYTEVNKVAYLLKNRYGLKRGDMIGIYMPMIPELPIVMLAASRIGVAYSVVFSGFSSEAIAERMNDAEAKLIITADGGFRAGRVVQLKSIVDEALRKTATVKNSLVVKRAGNEVAMEAGRDDWYHEALADVPQDAYVEPERMKSEDPLYVLYTSGTTGKPKGQVHDTGGYMTLLHATLHWVFDVQDDDIYWCTADIGWVTGHSYTVYGPLMEGVTGVMYEGSPTYPEPDRWVSIVERHKVNVLYTSPTGIRGWMKFGDEWVTRHDTSSVRLMHSVGEPINPEAFKWFHRVVGREEVPFGSTWWMTETGGILISHLPGKAMVPMKPGTNGPPILGIDADVFDDKGASQKAGERGYLVIKKPWPGMPLTIYKDPERFKQVYFSKFPGTYYAGDYAVKDKDGYFWILGRADEVIKVAGHRLGSYELESALVQHPSVAEAAVVGIPDEVKGEVPVAFAILRAGNTRSEELRKTLNEWVREKVGPIASLKDVYFVSRLPKTRSAKIMRRVVQAVVVGKPVGDVTTLEDEASVEEVRHAYSELKKEISV; this is translated from the coding sequence ATGTCCGTGAACTGGGCTCTTCCGTTCGACGAGATGATTTCCCCGGAAGACAGGCGGAACATGGTGCCAATCAAGAGCTACCACAGTGCTCACTTGAGTTCCGTCCGGAAGTACAAGAGCTTCTGGGCGGGAGTCGCCAAGGAACTCCCTTGGTACAAGCAGTGGACGAAGATAATCGACGAGTCGAAGCCACCCTTCTACAAGTGGTTCGTAGGAGGCGAACTCAACGCGTGCTACCTCTGCGTCGACAGGCATGCGCAATCGTGGAGGAAGAACAAGATCGCACTGATTTGGGAGGGAGAGCCATACGAGAACGGCAGGCCAAAGGAGGTGAGGAACCTCACCTACGGCGACCTGTACACCGAGGTGAACAAGGTGGCATACCTCCTCAAGAACAGGTACGGCCTCAAGAGAGGAGACATGATAGGGATCTACATGCCAATGATTCCTGAGCTGCCAATCGTAATGCTCGCTGCCTCGAGAATCGGAGTGGCCTACAGCGTCGTCTTCTCTGGGTTCAGCTCCGAAGCGATAGCAGAGAGGATGAACGACGCGGAGGCCAAACTCATAATCACGGCCGACGGCGGTTTCAGGGCGGGCAGGGTCGTCCAACTGAAGTCGATTGTCGACGAAGCTCTGAGAAAGACGGCCACTGTGAAGAACTCCCTCGTAGTGAAGAGGGCTGGCAACGAGGTCGCCATGGAGGCAGGTAGGGACGACTGGTACCATGAAGCCCTCGCCGATGTCCCACAGGACGCGTACGTCGAACCAGAGAGGATGAAGTCCGAAGACCCGCTCTACGTCCTCTACACCTCGGGGACCACGGGCAAGCCGAAGGGGCAGGTCCACGACACCGGCGGTTACATGACCTTGCTTCACGCCACGCTGCACTGGGTCTTCGATGTCCAGGACGACGACATCTACTGGTGCACGGCCGACATCGGATGGGTGACAGGACACTCGTACACAGTCTATGGCCCCCTCATGGAAGGAGTGACAGGAGTGATGTACGAAGGCTCCCCGACCTACCCCGAGCCAGACAGGTGGGTCTCAATCGTGGAGAGGCACAAGGTCAACGTACTGTATACATCACCAACGGGGATCAGGGGCTGGATGAAGTTCGGGGACGAGTGGGTCACCAGACACGACACATCTTCCGTCCGCCTCATGCACTCGGTCGGCGAGCCGATCAACCCCGAGGCGTTCAAGTGGTTCCACAGGGTGGTAGGGAGGGAGGAGGTCCCGTTCGGAAGCACCTGGTGGATGACCGAGACTGGCGGGATTCTGATCAGCCACCTTCCAGGCAAGGCGATGGTTCCGATGAAGCCAGGCACGAACGGCCCGCCCATTCTCGGGATTGATGCAGACGTCTTCGACGACAAGGGGGCATCGCAGAAGGCGGGGGAGAGGGGGTACCTCGTGATAAAGAAGCCATGGCCAGGAATGCCGCTTACCATCTACAAGGACCCGGAGAGGTTCAAGCAGGTGTACTTCAGCAAGTTCCCAGGAACCTACTACGCGGGCGACTACGCGGTGAAGGACAAGGACGGTTACTTCTGGATTCTGGGACGAGCGGATGAGGTGATCAAGGTCGCGGGGCACAGGCTGGGCAGCTACGAGCTGGAGTCAGCGCTCGTCCAGCACCCCAGCGTGGCTGAGGCGGCTGTTGTCGGCATCCCAGACGAAGTGAAGGGGGAGGTGCCTGTCGCATTCGCGATTCTCAGGGCTGGGAACACTCGTTCCGAGGAGTTGAGGAAGACGCTCAACGAATGGGTGAGGGAGAAGGTCGGCCCAATCGCCTCGCTCAAGGACGTCTACTTCGTCTCGAGACTCCCGAAAACGAGGAGCGCCAAGATAATGAGGAGGGTCGTCCAAGCAGTCGTGGTAGGCAAGCCAGTCGGCGATGTCACCACCCTAGAGGACGAGGCCTCTGTCGAAGAAGTCAGGCATGCCTATTCTGAACTCAAGAAGGAAATCTCCGTATAG
- a CDS encoding DegT/DnrJ/EryC1/StrS family aminotransferase, with protein sequence MDFIPINKPILGEEEKRAVLSVIESGMLTDASFEGGKMVRELEGKMRRLLGVKHVVATNSGTAALHCSMLALGIKKGDEVVIPSFTFVSTANVVLACGGKPVFVDNKRDYNIDPSALKRAITRRTKAVMPVHLYGYPADMDEVREIAAKHSVAVVEDAAESLGAEYKGRQTGTLSDVGCFSLYATKVVTTGEGGAISTDDDDFADRLRLVRNHGMLHGYDSRYLGFNYRLTEIAASIGSVQMDKLASFLAARRKNAAYLSERLGNVNGAEFNQTASDRTHVYYLYTLYLRKKRDQVLEKLKEKEIGAAVYFKMPVHRTPLYAKGGYARLRLKNAEDAAKHVLSLPVHPAITDDQLKRVADGFIEASSLIA encoded by the coding sequence TTGGATTTCATCCCGATAAACAAGCCAATCCTCGGAGAGGAGGAGAAGAGGGCAGTGCTGTCGGTAATTGAAAGCGGCATGCTGACTGACGCCTCCTTCGAGGGCGGGAAGATGGTTCGTGAACTGGAGGGGAAAATGAGGAGGCTCCTTGGCGTGAAGCACGTTGTTGCCACGAACTCTGGCACGGCTGCGCTCCACTGTTCCATGCTCGCGCTTGGGATCAAGAAGGGTGACGAAGTCGTAATCCCGTCGTTCACGTTTGTGTCGACGGCGAACGTCGTGCTGGCATGCGGGGGCAAGCCAGTCTTCGTTGACAACAAAAGGGACTACAACATCGACCCATCTGCGCTGAAGAGGGCGATCACTAGGAGGACGAAAGCAGTCATGCCTGTCCACCTCTACGGGTACCCGGCCGACATGGACGAAGTCAGGGAAATCGCGGCAAAGCACTCCGTGGCAGTGGTCGAGGACGCAGCTGAATCGCTCGGAGCAGAGTACAAGGGCCGGCAGACCGGGACGCTCTCAGACGTCGGCTGCTTCAGCCTCTACGCGACGAAGGTCGTGACTACCGGAGAGGGAGGGGCCATCTCGACGGACGACGATGATTTCGCTGACCGTCTCAGGCTTGTGAGGAATCACGGCATGTTGCACGGGTACGACTCGAGGTATCTCGGGTTCAACTACAGGCTCACGGAAATCGCAGCCTCCATCGGGTCGGTCCAGATGGACAAACTCGCCTCATTCCTCGCAGCCAGGAGGAAGAACGCGGCGTACCTCAGCGAGCGGCTCGGGAACGTCAATGGCGCCGAGTTCAACCAGACGGCCTCGGACAGGACACACGTATACTACCTCTACACCCTCTATCTCAGGAAGAAGCGCGACCAAGTGCTGGAGAAGCTGAAGGAAAAGGAAATTGGGGCTGCAGTCTACTTCAAGATGCCGGTCCACAGAACCCCCCTCTACGCGAAAGGAGGCTATGCTAGGCTGAGATTGAAGAACGCCGAGGACGCTGCAAAACACGTCCTCTCGCTTCCCGTCCACCCAGCCATCACGGACGATCAACTCAAGAGGGTGGCCGACGGATTCATCGAGGCCTCGTCCCTCATCGCCTAG
- a CDS encoding polyprenol monophosphomannose synthase — MVPTYNERENIAPLLERLGKVALEGLHVLFVDDSSPDGTADVVREAMKGNESVHVLIREGKKGIGSAHIEGFARALETLSPDVLIEMDADLQHPPEKIPDLVAAIANGADVAVASRKVEGGGTEGWSLWRRGVSKGANVMAKVVLGLGVNDSTSGFRALSSRATRVLVDSELPSQSYFFQVASLYLLKKRGMKMVEVPFRFQARKAGKSKMGISEIVGFLLGVWKLRLFGV; from the coding sequence GTGGTCCCGACATATAACGAGAGAGAGAACATCGCGCCCCTCCTCGAACGGCTGGGTAAGGTGGCGCTTGAAGGCCTGCATGTGCTGTTTGTCGACGATTCCAGCCCCGATGGAACGGCCGACGTCGTGAGGGAGGCGATGAAGGGGAATGAGTCGGTGCACGTTCTGATCAGGGAAGGCAAGAAGGGCATAGGCTCTGCTCACATCGAAGGGTTTGCAAGGGCGCTGGAGACCCTGTCGCCAGACGTGTTGATAGAGATGGACGCGGACCTCCAGCATCCCCCAGAGAAGATTCCGGACCTGGTCGCGGCGATTGCAAATGGAGCGGACGTCGCTGTGGCCTCGAGGAAGGTTGAAGGCGGCGGGACCGAGGGATGGAGCTTGTGGAGGAGAGGTGTGAGCAAGGGGGCGAACGTGATGGCCAAAGTCGTTCTCGGTTTGGGGGTAAACGACTCGACCTCCGGCTTCAGGGCCCTGAGCTCGAGGGCGACGCGGGTGCTCGTGGACTCGGAGCTTCCTTCTCAGAGCTACTTCTTCCAGGTGGCGTCGCTCTACCTCCTGAAGAAGAGAGGTATGAAAATGGTCGAGGTGCCATTCAGGTTCCAGGCCAGGAAGGCCGGCAAGTCGAAGATGGGAATAAGCGAAATCGTTGGTTTTCTGCTCGGCGTTTGGAAACTGCGCCTGTTCGGCGTCTAG
- a CDS encoding DDE-type integrase/transposase/recombinase produces MNQFNLRATFNEREARGSEIAHEFGWVQRVDEFSYRVHSQKLDKEYQVQKTETGWACSCPDSKYRLVKCKHVWAVEISWTLREQVRKSVVIQTVKIDVCLFCGSGRLVKDGIRRNKTGDIQKFECRECGRYFTVNIGFEKMKHDPKGITMAIQLYFSGESLRNTQKALRLLGVQVSHQTIYKWIQKYVGLMDRYLDKLTPQVSDTWRADELYFKVRGNMKYLFAMMDDETRFWIAQQVSDTKFKAGVRPLFAEAKRVAGKRPLTLITDGGHHFNQPFKKEFYSKHAPFSMHVRDIRLSGQVHNNKMERMNGEIRDREKVMRGLKRKDTPILKGYQIYHNFIRPHESLNGETPAEKAGIKVEGSDKWLTIIQNASLPTKVDREPKEVESA; encoded by the coding sequence ATGAATCAGTTCAACCTCCGAGCGACCTTCAACGAACGGGAGGCGAGGGGTTCCGAAATCGCCCACGAGTTCGGATGGGTTCAACGTGTGGATGAGTTCTCCTACCGCGTCCATTCGCAGAAGCTCGACAAGGAATACCAAGTCCAGAAGACCGAGACGGGGTGGGCCTGCTCCTGCCCTGACTCGAAGTATAGGCTCGTGAAGTGCAAGCACGTCTGGGCTGTCGAGATTTCATGGACTCTGAGAGAGCAGGTCAGGAAGTCAGTGGTGATTCAGACGGTCAAGATTGATGTCTGTCTCTTCTGCGGGTCAGGTCGGCTGGTAAAGGATGGGATAAGGCGGAACAAGACGGGCGATATCCAGAAGTTCGAATGCCGAGAATGCGGGAGATACTTCACGGTGAACATCGGGTTCGAGAAGATGAAACATGACCCGAAGGGGATTACGATGGCGATTCAACTCTACTTCTCAGGAGAGAGCCTACGGAACACGCAGAAGGCTCTCCGTCTGCTCGGCGTTCAAGTCTCGCATCAGACAATCTACAAGTGGATTCAGAAATACGTCGGGCTGATGGACAGGTATCTGGACAAACTGACTCCACAGGTCTCGGACACTTGGAGGGCCGACGAGCTATACTTCAAGGTGAGGGGCAACATGAAGTATCTGTTCGCCATGATGGACGACGAGACGCGGTTCTGGATAGCCCAACAGGTTTCAGACACTAAGTTCAAGGCGGGGGTGAGGCCTCTGTTCGCGGAGGCCAAGCGGGTCGCAGGGAAGCGACCTCTGACCCTGATAACCGATGGCGGCCACCACTTCAATCAACCGTTCAAGAAGGAGTTCTACTCTAAGCATGCCCCGTTCTCCATGCACGTCAGAGACATCAGACTGAGCGGCCAAGTCCACAATAACAAGATGGAGCGCATGAACGGGGAGATTCGGGATAGGGAGAAGGTGATGAGGGGGCTAAAGCGGAAGGACACGCCCATTCTGAAAGGGTATCAAATCTACCACAACTTCATCAGGCCACACGAATCTTTGAACGGTGAGACTCCTGCAGAAAAGGCGGGTATCAAGGTCGAGGGTTCGGACAAGTGGCTAACCATCATCCAAAACGCGAGCCTTCCGACGAAAGTTGACAGGGAACCGAAGGAGGTCGAATCCGCCTAA